CAGCTTCGGCGGCTCACGCGGAGGGCTTGCATAATTCGGAGCGTAGATCCGAAGCCCTCGCTCAACGGAATCGAGTTGGATTCCGTGCCTGCCTCAGCCGTTCAGTTTGGCTGGGCACCTTCACTGATACTCGTCCTTCATCACGATCGTTGCGCCCGAAAACACCGCAAGATCCTCCTCCTCATCTCGGTGGCGGGGTACAGCGATGATCAGTTCCGCCCCCAGGCCGTAGTCGAGGTGGCTCGAAACGTCTACGTCGCCTTCCAGGACACCACCGACGGCCAGCGGGTGTTCTTCGCAAGGGCCGAGTAGAGTCAGCGTCCAGATGACTCCACGAGCGCTTTGATGACCTTGAGCATCTTGCGCTCCATCACGAACGATATGGGCTCTATCAGCAACTGACCTCCCATAAGCTTAGAGCGGAAATCGTCATTGTGGTGGTAGCGAGTTCGGGAGAGGAGTCTTGTGGTCCCATCTGGCTGCTCGAGGAGTAGGAAAGCCCAGCTGGTCGAGAGCACCGCGCTGCCGTCCGCTTCGGCGGGATTGCCGTGCAACACAAGAGTCGTGGGTTTTTCGACGATGGCTACGGTCATCGGCGGCGCCTCCACGTGCAGCTTGATCGGGTCGCCCGCTCGAATGTGCTGATGCTCTTCGAGGATACGAGAGGTGTTTTCGATCTCGCTCCCGGCGAGGTTCTCGAGCCTTTGATAGCTGTAGAATCCGCCTCGACCCTGGCCGATCTGAGCAATCCATGGCCAGATGTGCTCCGGCGTTGCGTTGATCGAAATCGCGTGATTGGCAGTCCATTTTGGATCGGGGACGAGTTCGTCGCCTGGATAGGATTCTTCGAGTTCTTCGTCGGTCGCTCCCCATCTCCGGCGTCGGGGCCTGAGGAAGGGAGTAACCATGGCGCTGCCGATCTCGATGCTTCCCTGAAGGGCTTCTATCAATGAACTCCCAAATCGTGTCATTGTGGCGCCTTCCAACCGCCCCCGAGCAGTCCCGTGTCCTGAAAAGAGGATAAGCGGGACCAGGTCAACGCGGTCTCTTACGAAATCTCACAACCTGCATTGTTGTAGATCGTAAACCTATCGCACCAAGAATGTCAGCCCTTCTGAGGACAGCCTAGTGGCTGATTCAGCTAGGCAACTCCTAGCTCCCTGTTGAGGTGCCGCAGGAGCCCCCGCTTAAAGGTGCCACCCTTTTCTTAGCCGCTCAGGCGTCCATAATCGCCGCGTCAACCGCGACTTTCCAGGAGCCGTCAGCTTGACGCCGAAGGACGACAAGACTCTTGCCTGTCTCTTTTGAAGCAGAGCCGCTGGCCGACGGAGCCTCAAACTCATATCGCACCGCGTAGTAACCCAGGTCGCCGCTCTCGCTGACGACGATTGGATCAGATCGCGTCAGCTTTGCACCAGCATACGCGCTCATCGCCGCCTTGATCTCGTCATGGCCTTGCAAAGGCTCTCGGGCGGCCAACAGGACCAGAGCATCCTCTGTGTAGAATTCCTCGCACAGAGCCTCATCACTACGGTTGAACGCGTTCACGAAACGGGTGATGAGCGACGCCGCTGCTTGTTCCAGACTCAATGGCTTCTCTTCGGACATAGACCCTCCTATCTCTCTGAATTTGGGTTCTTGAAGACGCCCTTCGGTAATCCGACGGCAAGTGACCCTTTCTCGCGAGGTAATTCAAAACGCTACGCCCGCCGACGCTGAGAATGCGCCACCCGAACGGGCGGGCGAAGGGAGAGGTCGCGCCGGGGGTGCCATCAGGCCCTGGGATATTCTGCGCGGATGAGAAATCGTCTGATCGCCAGTGCGCTGGCGCTCCTAACCGCTTTCACTTTGCCGGGCGGTGAGGCTCGGGCCGCGGCCGGCGAGGTCGACGGGGCGGTGGCGGCGAATCTGGCCGGCCTCGCGCTCGACTGCCTCCACCGCGAGTATCCCAACAAGATCGCGCACGTGCTCCAGGGCGACGGCGACGTGCGTCCGCCCCGGGAGCTGACGCCGGCGTTCTACGGCTGTTACGACTGGCACTCGGCGGTGCACGGCCACTGGCTCTTGGTGCGGCTGGCGCGGACGCAACCCGCGGAGGAGTTCGCGGCGTCGGCGCGGGCAGCGGTGGCGAAGAGCCTGGAGCCGGCAAAGATCGCGGCCGAGGCCGAGTATCTCTCGGGGGAGGGGAGAGTGTCGTTCGAGCGGCCGTACGGCCTCGCCTGGCTGCTGCAACTGACCGGGGAGCTGCGGGAGTGGGACGACCCGGAGGCGGACGCGTGGGCGCGGCAACTCGCGCCCCTCGAGAAGGTGGCGGCCGATCGGATTCGCGAGTGGCTGCCAAAGCTCACGCATCCGATCCGGGTCGGCGAGCACTCGCAGACGGCCTTTGCTTTCGGCCTCATCCTCGACTGGGCCCGGATTGCGGGCGACCCTGACATGGAGGATCTGCTCGCGGGCCGAGTTCGGGATTTCTAT
The bacterium genome window above contains:
- a CDS encoding DUF4440 domain-containing protein; translated protein: MSEEKPLSLEQAAASLITRFVNAFNRSDEALCEEFYTEDALVLLAAREPLQGHDEIKAAMSAYAGAKLTRSDPIVVSESGDLGYYAVRYEFEAPSASGSASKETGKSLVVLRRQADGSWKVAVDAAIMDA
- a CDS encoding DUF2891 domain-containing protein, with amino-acid sequence MRNRLIASALALLTAFTLPGGEARAAAGEVDGAVAANLAGLALDCLHREYPNKIAHVLQGDGDVRPPRELTPAFYGCYDWHSAVHGHWLLVRLARTQPAEEFAASARAAVAKSLEPAKIAAEAEYLSGEGRVSFERPYGLAWLLQLTGELREWDDPEADAWARQLAPLEKVAADRIREWLPKLTHPIRVGEHSQTAFAFGLILDWARIAGDPDMEDLLAGRVRDFYLSDRDCPLAYEPSGQDFLSPCLAEADLMRRVLDAMPFASWLTGFLPGIPIDGFGAWIEPAVVTDPTDPKLAHLDGLNLSRAWMIEGIASGLPEEDPRRDALEATGLRHRQAGLASVTGEHYEGGHWLGSFATYLVTRRGIE